The Ranitomeya imitator isolate aRanImi1 chromosome 6, aRanImi1.pri, whole genome shotgun sequence genome window below encodes:
- the LOC138643431 gene encoding MORN repeat-containing protein 3-like, with translation MPLRKTFRRIEALCRDWDTKAQKSGLRSTVYSVNGDEYTGEWMDNMKHGKGACIYKEANAIYQGDWIRGKRSGCGTYAIKSPSTGEYIRVYAGNWKNDKKHGYGTYYFSEDEYYEGGWECGQRSGWGKMIYANGDVYEGEWQSDKYCGQGILFSANKNRYEGSWKDGMKHGPGKFYYMDTGKIYDGYWIMDIAKCGTLEDTVWKDAPDTKKHPIPELKVADPKCVLEEAIRGLTSPVQKLNITLAHTMAMLLDHCNLK, from the exons ATGCCGCTTCGAAAGACCTTCAGGAGAATTGAAGCCTTATGTAGGGACTGGGAtacaaaagctcagaaatcaggactGCGAAGCACTGTGTACAGTGTCAATGGAGACGAGTACACGGGGGAATGGATGGATAACATGAAGCATG GTAAAGGCGCATGTATCTACAAGGAAGCCAATGCAATCTACCAAGGGGACTGGATCCGTGGGAAGAGGAGTGGATGCGGCACATATGCCATTAAGTCCCCCAGCACCGGAGAATACATCAGGGTTTATGCTGGGAACTGGAAGAACGATAAGAAACAC GGATATGGGACTTACTACTTCTCTGAGGATGAATACTATGAGGGAGGCTGGGAGTGCGGTCAACGGAGCGGATGGGGCAAGATGATATACGCCAATGGTGACGTCTATGAAGGAGAATGGCAAAGTGACAAGTACTGCGGACAAGGGATACTTTTCTCAG CCAACAAGAACCGCTATGAAGGTTCTTGGAAGGATGGAATGAAGCACGGACCTGGGAAGTTCTACTACATGGACACAGGCAAAATCTATGACGGATATTGGATAATGGACATTGCCAAGTGTGGGACTTTAGAAGACACTGTCTGGAAGGATGCTCCCGACACCAAAAAGCATCCTATCCCAGAG ttGAAAGTAGCCGACCCCAAGTGCGTTCTTGAAGAAGCAATAAGAGGACTCACATCTCCAGTACAGAAGCTCAACATCACGTTGGCACACACCATGGCCATGCTATTGGACCACTGTAATCTTAAATGA